In the genome of Lynx canadensis isolate LIC74 chromosome F1, mLynCan4.pri.v2, whole genome shotgun sequence, one region contains:
- the USF1 gene encoding upstream stimulatory factor 1 isoform X1: MKGQQKTAEAEEGTVQIQEGAVATGEDPTSVAIASIQSAATFPDPNVKYVFRTENGGQVMYRVIQVSEGQLDGQTEGTGAISGYPATQSMTQAVIQGAFTSDDTVDAEGTAAETHYTYFPSTAVGDGAAGTTSGSAAAVVTTQGSEALLGQATPPGTGQFFVMMSPQEVLQGGSQRSIAPRTHPYSPKSEAPRTTRDEKRRAQHNEVERRRRDKINNWIVQLSKIIPDCSMESTKSGQSKGGILSKACDYIQELRQSNHRLSEELQGLDQLQLDNDVLRQQSGPHPLPLTSGCLKKVRKVPTFRLTLLIASFPRQVEDLKNKNLLLRAQLRHHGVEVVIKNDSN; the protein is encoded by the exons ATGAAGGG GCAGCAGAAAACAGCTGAAGCGGAAGAGGGGACAGTGCAGATTCAGGAAG GAGCGGTGGCAACTGGGGAGGACCCCACCAGCGTGGCCATTGCCAGCATCCAGTCAGCTGCCACCTTCCCTGACCCCAACGTCAAGTACGTCTTCCGAACTGAGAATGGGGGCCAG GTGATGTACAGGGTGATCCAGGTGTCTGAGGGGCAGCTGGATGGCCAGACTGAGGGGACTGGCGCCATCAGTGGCTATCCTGCCACTCAGTCCATGACCCAG GCGGTGATCCAAGGTGCGTTCACCAGTGACGATACGGTTGACGCTGAGGGGACAGCTGCTGAGACGCACTACACTTACTTCCCCAGCACTGCCGTGGGCGATGGGGCCGCGGGTACCACCTCGGGGAGCGCGGCCGCGGTTGTCACGACGCAGGGCTCAGAGGCACTGCTGGGGCAGGCGACCCCTCCCGGCACCG GCCAATTCTTTGTGATGATGTCGCCACAAGAAGTGTTGCAGGGAGGAAGCCAGCGCTCCATTGCCCCAAGGACTCACCCTTATTCCCC GAAGTCAGAAGCTCCGCGGACCACTCGGGATGAGAAACGCAGGGCTCAGCATAATGAAG TCGAACGCCGCCGCCGAGACAAGATCAACAATTGGATTGTGCAGCTGTCCAAGATCATCCCAGACTGTTCCATGGAGAGCACCAAGTCTGGCCAG AGTAAAGGTGGGATTCTCTCCAAAGCCTGTGATTATATCCAGGAGCTTCGACAGAGTAACCACCGGTTGTCTGAGGAACTGCAAGGGCTTGACCAGCTGCAGCTGGACAATGATGTGCTTCGACAGCAG AGCGGGCCTCATCCTCTTCCCCTCACTAGTGGATGCCTGAAGAAGGTCAGAAAAGTGCCAACTTTTCGACTTACTCTCCTCATCGCCTCCTTTCCGCGTCAGGTGGAAGATCTCAAAAACAAGAACCTGCTGCTTCGAGCTCAGTTGCGGCACCACGGAGTAGAGGTCGTCATTAAGAACGACAGCAACTAA
- the USF1 gene encoding upstream stimulatory factor 1 isoform X2, with product MKGQQKTAEAEEGTVQIQEGAVATGEDPTSVAIASIQSAATFPDPNVKYVFRTENGGQVMYRVIQVSEGQLDGQTEGTGAISGYPATQSMTQAVIQGAFTSDDTVDAEGTAAETHYTYFPSTAVGDGAAGTTSGSAAAVVTTQGSEALLGQATPPGTGQFFVMMSPQEVLQGGSQRSIAPRTHPYSPKSEAPRTTRDEKRRAQHNEVERRRRDKINNWIVQLSKIIPDCSMESTKSGQSKGGILSKACDYIQELRQSNHRLSEELQGLDQLQLDNDVLRQQVEDLKNKNLLLRAQLRHHGVEVVIKNDSN from the exons ATGAAGGG GCAGCAGAAAACAGCTGAAGCGGAAGAGGGGACAGTGCAGATTCAGGAAG GAGCGGTGGCAACTGGGGAGGACCCCACCAGCGTGGCCATTGCCAGCATCCAGTCAGCTGCCACCTTCCCTGACCCCAACGTCAAGTACGTCTTCCGAACTGAGAATGGGGGCCAG GTGATGTACAGGGTGATCCAGGTGTCTGAGGGGCAGCTGGATGGCCAGACTGAGGGGACTGGCGCCATCAGTGGCTATCCTGCCACTCAGTCCATGACCCAG GCGGTGATCCAAGGTGCGTTCACCAGTGACGATACGGTTGACGCTGAGGGGACAGCTGCTGAGACGCACTACACTTACTTCCCCAGCACTGCCGTGGGCGATGGGGCCGCGGGTACCACCTCGGGGAGCGCGGCCGCGGTTGTCACGACGCAGGGCTCAGAGGCACTGCTGGGGCAGGCGACCCCTCCCGGCACCG GCCAATTCTTTGTGATGATGTCGCCACAAGAAGTGTTGCAGGGAGGAAGCCAGCGCTCCATTGCCCCAAGGACTCACCCTTATTCCCC GAAGTCAGAAGCTCCGCGGACCACTCGGGATGAGAAACGCAGGGCTCAGCATAATGAAG TCGAACGCCGCCGCCGAGACAAGATCAACAATTGGATTGTGCAGCTGTCCAAGATCATCCCAGACTGTTCCATGGAGAGCACCAAGTCTGGCCAG AGTAAAGGTGGGATTCTCTCCAAAGCCTGTGATTATATCCAGGAGCTTCGACAGAGTAACCACCGGTTGTCTGAGGAACTGCAAGGGCTTGACCAGCTGCAGCTGGACAATGATGTGCTTCGACAGCAG GTGGAAGATCTCAAAAACAAGAACCTGCTGCTTCGAGCTCAGTTGCGGCACCACGGAGTAGAGGTCGTCATTAAGAACGACAGCAACTAA
- the TSTD1 gene encoding thiosulfate:glutathione sulfurtransferase, with translation MPRALRGRPGAAFLQLAVAARTMAGAPTVSLPELRSLLASGRARLIDVRSREEAAAGTIPGALNIPVSELESALQMEPAAFQALYSAEKPKRDDENLIFFCQMGKRGLQATQLAQGLGYTGARNYAGAYREWFQKEG, from the exons ATGCCGCGGGCACTGAGGGGGCGGCCCGGGGCCGCATTCCTGCAGCTCGCCGTCGCGGCGCGCACCATGGCCGGAG CGCCCACGGTCTCGCTCCCTGAACTGCGTTCGCTCCTGGCCTCGGGCCGGGCCCGGCTCATCGATGTGAGATCTCGGGAGGAGGCGGCAGCGGGGACCATCCCGGGGGCGCTCAACATCCCGG TGTCTGAGCTGGAAAGTGCCCTGCAAATGGAGCCCGCCGCTTTCCAGGCTTTGTACTCCGCCGAGAAGCCGAAGCGGGACGATGAGAATCTCATTTTCTTCTGCCAGATGGGCAAGCGGGGTTTGCAGGCCACGCAGCTGGCCCAGGGCCTTGGATACACAGG GGCTCGCAACTACGCAGGGGCCTATAGAGAATGGTTCCAGAAAGAAGGTTAG